The proteins below are encoded in one region of Lactuca sativa cultivar Salinas chromosome 3, Lsat_Salinas_v11, whole genome shotgun sequence:
- the LOC111884371 gene encoding zinc finger BED domain-containing protein RICESLEEPER 1 — protein MEISDEAVLVDCSRLKSAVWKDFDRIKRGDACVAVCKHCKKKLSGSSTSGTSHLRNHLIRCRRRSNHDVSQMLTSKGKKKEGSLTPVSFTYDHDQTKPDIPNLIKYEQTPVKDSLVTLTTGNFDYKRSRFDLARMIILHGYPLAMVEHVGFKIFVRKLQPLFELATLDGIVADCKEIYLKEKQKVTEMLDTLPGKISLSVDTWSAKGDAKYLCLTAHSVDETWALKKKILSFINIDPFLTEDMVSELIMSRLMEWDIDRKLFSLTCNNCPIHDNIVCKLRDRLSQNRFLLCNGQLFEVRCAANFIKVMVDDCLEALSLTISKIRESIKYIKSSQSVTEKFNEMVQEVGVNSEKSLNYDNTLHWNSTYIMLDVALEYREAFSRLQEQDFAYTMCPSDDDWSRASTITSFLKLFVEVSTVFAGSKHPTANIYFPEVCDIHLQLIDWCQSHDEHISELSLKMKNKFDEYWKKCSLALAIAAILDPRFKMKLVEYYYPQIYGGDAPDCVDIVSNCMRALYNGHDVYSTLASHSQVGGSDTSDTRDRLTGFDRFLHETSQSQNVKSDLDKYLEEPLFPRNIDFNILNWWKVHTPRYPVLSMMARNILGIPMSKVSLDSVFDTGDRVLDEYRSSLSEDTLQTLICAQDWMQNGVQDSRSSSSSTALAICYDAN, from the exons ATGGAGATTTCTGATGAGGCTGTACTAGTTGATTGTAGCAGATTGAAATCAGCTGTGTGGAAAGACTTTGATCGGATCAAAAGAGGTGATGCCTGCGTTGCTGTTTGTAAGCATTGTAAGAAGAAACTCAGTGGTTCAAGTACCAGTGGAACATCACATTTAAGAAACCACTTAATCAGATGTAGAAGAAGATCAAATCACGATGTATCTCAAATGCTAACATCAAAAGGTAAGAAAAAGGAAGGATCTTTAACACCTGTAAGTTTCACATACGATCATGATCAAACAAAACCCGACATCCCCAACCTCATTAAATACGAACAAACCCCAGTAAAAGACAGTCTTGTTACTTTAACCACTGGTAACTTTGACTACAAAAGGAGTCGATTTGACCTTGCTCGCATGATCATTTTACATGGGTACCCTTTAGCTATGGTGGAACATGTTGGGTTCAAAATCTTTGTTAGAAAACTTCAGCCATTGTTTGAGCTTGCAACGCTTGATGGAATCGTGGCTGATTGTAaagaaatttacctgaaagaGAAACAAAAAGTTACTGAAATGCTGGATACCCTTCCAGGTAAAATCAGTTTAAGTGTCGACACATGGTCTGCAAAAGGTGATGCTAAGTACTTATGTTTAACTGCACATTCTGTTGATGAAACTTGGGCATTGAAGAAAAAGATTTTAAGTTTCATAAACATCGACCCTTTTCTAACAGAAGACATGGTTTCTGAACTTATCATGAGCAGATTAATGGAATGGGACATTGACCGAAAGTTATTCTCTTTGACTTGCAACAATTGTCCAATTCATGACAACATTGTATGCAAACTCAGAGATCGTTTATCACAAAACAGGTTTCTTTTATGTAATGGTCAATTATTTGAAGTAAGATGTGCTGCAAATTTTATAAAAGTCATGGTTGATGATTGTCTTGAAGCTTTATCTCTAACAATCTCCAAAATCCGTGAAAGCATCAAGTACATTAAAAGCTCACAATCCGTtactgaaaagttcaatgaaatgGTTCAAGAAGTTGGAGTAAACAGCGAGAAATCGTTAAATTACGATAATACCCTTCACTGGAATTCAACCTACATCATGCTTGATGTTGCTTTGGAGTACAGAGAAGCCTTTTCACGTCTCCAAGAACAAGATTTTGCTTACACAATGTGTCCTTCAGATGATGATTGGAGTCGAGCTTCTACAATCACTAGTTTCTTGAAACTATTTGTAGAAGTTTCTACAGTTTTTGCAGGAAGCAAACATCCAACTGCTAATATATATTTTCCTGAAGTTTGTGACATTCATTTACAACTAATCGACTGGTGTCAGAGTCATGATGAACATATAAGCGAGTTatctttaaaaatgaaaaacaaattcGATGAGTATTGGAAGAAATGCAGTTTGGCTTTAGCAATTGCAGCAATTTTAGACCCGAGATTTAAAATGAAATTGGTGGAGTATTATTACCCTCAAATCTATGGAGGTGATGCTCCTGATTGTGTAGATATAGTTTCTAACTGTATGAGGGCGTTGTACAATGGGCATGACGTGTACTCCACGCTGGCGTCTCACAGCCAGGTAGGCGGAAGTGACACGAGTGATACGAGGGACCGGTTGACCGGGTTTGACCGGTTTCTTCATGAAACTTCGCAAAGTCAAAATGTGAAGTCTGACCTTGATAAGTATCTTGAAGAGCCTTTGTTTCCTAGGAATATTGATTTTAATATATTGAATTGGTGGAAGGTTCATACCCCGAGGTATCCTGTTTTGTCAATGATGGCGAGAAACATTTTGGGAATTCCTATGTCTAAGGTTTCATTGGATTCGGTGTTTGATACTGGAGATAGAGTTCTTGATGAGTATAGAAGCTCATTGAGTGAAGATACTTTGCAAACTTTGATTTGTGCACAAGATTGGATGCAAAATGGTGTACAAG ATTCCAGATCATCTTCGAGCTCAACTGCTTTGGCCATTTGTTATGATGCAAATTAG